In one window of Equus asinus isolate D_3611 breed Donkey chromosome 16, EquAss-T2T_v2, whole genome shotgun sequence DNA:
- the RWDD3 gene encoding RWD domain-containing protein 3 isoform X1, with the protein MAERVREELAALAAIFCGPDEWEVLSHSETDGTVFRIRTKAEGLTDADVPLELVFHLPVSYPSCLPGVSVNCEHLTRAQCVTVKEKLLERAENLGSEPMVHELVLWIQQNLRHILNQPETGRGSETCALAASTAVDDGLWVTLLHLDHMRAKTKYVKTVEKWASDLRLTGRLMFMGKIILILLQGDRSNIKEYLILQKTSKVDVDSSGKKCREKMISVLVETKVQTEHKRFLAFEVKEYSSLDELQKEFETAGLKKLFSEFVLGLVK; encoded by the exons ATGGCGGAGCGGGTGCGCGAGGAGCTCGCGGCCTTGGCTGCGATTTTCTGCGGGCCCGACGAGTGGGAGGTGCTGAGCCACTCAG AAACAGATGGGACCGTGTTCAGAATTCGCACAAAAGCCGAAGGACTTACGGATGCGGATGTACCCTTAGAGTTGGTGTTCCATTTACCGGTTAGCTACCCCTCGTGTCTGCCTGGTGTCTCGGTTAACTGTGAACACCTGACCCGGGCCCAGTGCGTGACTGTGAAAGAGAAGTTACTTGAGCGAGCAGAGAACCTTGGATCAGAACCTATGGTTCACGAGCTGGTTCTCTGGATTCAGCAGAATCTCAGGCACATCCTCAACcaaccagaaactggaagaggcagtGAGACGTGTGCTCTTGCAGCAAGCACGGCCGTGGATGATGGACTGTGGGTAACTCTTTTACATTTAGACCACATGAGAGCAAAGACTAAATACGTGAAAACTGTGGAGAAGTGGGCTTCCGACTTAAGGCTGACGGGAAGACTGATGTTCATGGGTAAAATAATACTGATTTTACTACAAGGAGACAGAAGCAACATCAAG GAGTACCTGATTCTTCAGAAAACCTCCAAAGTCGATGTGGACTCAAGTGGaaagaaatgcagagagaaaatgaTTAGTGTACTCGTTGAAACAAAAGTACAGACAGAACACAAAAG GTTTCTGGCATTTGAAGTCAAAGAGTATTCATCGTTGGATGAGTTACAAAAGGAATTTGAAACTGCAGGACTTAAGAAGCTTTTCTCCGAATTTGTACTTGGGCTGGTAAAATGA
- the RWDD3 gene encoding RWD domain-containing protein 3 isoform X2, with amino-acid sequence MAERVREELAALAAIFCGPDEWEVLSHSETDGTVFRIRTKAEGLTDADVPLELVFHLPVSYPSCLPGVSVNCEHLTRAQCVTVKEKLLERAENLGSEPMVHELVLWIQQNLRHILNQPETGRGSETCALAASTAVDDGLWVTLLHLDHMRAKTKYVKTVEKWASDLRLTGRLMFMGKIILILLQGDRSNIKVPKGVPDSSENLQSRCGLKWKEMQREND; translated from the exons ATGGCGGAGCGGGTGCGCGAGGAGCTCGCGGCCTTGGCTGCGATTTTCTGCGGGCCCGACGAGTGGGAGGTGCTGAGCCACTCAG AAACAGATGGGACCGTGTTCAGAATTCGCACAAAAGCCGAAGGACTTACGGATGCGGATGTACCCTTAGAGTTGGTGTTCCATTTACCGGTTAGCTACCCCTCGTGTCTGCCTGGTGTCTCGGTTAACTGTGAACACCTGACCCGGGCCCAGTGCGTGACTGTGAAAGAGAAGTTACTTGAGCGAGCAGAGAACCTTGGATCAGAACCTATGGTTCACGAGCTGGTTCTCTGGATTCAGCAGAATCTCAGGCACATCCTCAACcaaccagaaactggaagaggcagtGAGACGTGTGCTCTTGCAGCAAGCACGGCCGTGGATGATGGACTGTGGGTAACTCTTTTACATTTAGACCACATGAGAGCAAAGACTAAATACGTGAAAACTGTGGAGAAGTGGGCTTCCGACTTAAGGCTGACGGGAAGACTGATGTTCATGGGTAAAATAATACTGATTTTACTACAAGGAGACAGAAGCAACATCAAGGTGCCAAAAG GAGTACCTGATTCTTCAGAAAACCTCCAAAGTCGATGTGGACTCAAGTGGaaagaaatgcagagagaaaatgaTTAG